In Iodobacter fluviatilis, one DNA window encodes the following:
- a CDS encoding TraI domain-containing protein — translation MFKLFSRQKPTDKASNEPQKNTLNVNRLTQDFQYAEIERKILSLLSMPNSAELVSLPIRQLASYIGQQPLTSNAEFAHPGGMLEFCMKSAFFCVQATDGIIFCAAETMAQRRKLEPVWRYAAFLAGLYQGACWLLDGRVVRAVGLHDWNIYKGPLAEWEMEHGTAVASWPHSVMTSFVHTRKLSPIVFSQLVSKNSLNYLIEADVQILFALNNALYGSSEQTVLSNLLNKIITKLIEHDKSLSHNFSTSRQDIYLEPKIIDNIRFLIERNRWSVDLGLGILKKDKSLFVNVECIDELIECALINGFVDIPRSKITIVDTLLKCGFFSTSTGEHSPYEMVEFNGVLIKSIKVRDPASLLPLDSSFSAPDPISMPSVSHKGGAALAPEAQIDLFNANTQNEELEEVNNPDEPFVEIPFADLVKKLDQIGLLVLESIVDDLRQSNEDTKKHFIHTGDDIQITLDLLGQYGIDAKRVAQSLEVGGFFKTEAGKATKKKVKIDGKSLDAYTLTKPVMLSILGTLSTVEPTNGPE, via the coding sequence ATGTTTAAGCTGTTTTCACGACAAAAGCCTACGGACAAAGCAAGTAATGAACCTCAGAAAAACACGCTTAATGTAAATAGGTTGACTCAAGATTTTCAGTACGCTGAGATCGAAAGAAAAATTTTATCTCTACTCAGTATGCCAAACAGTGCTGAGTTGGTTTCCCTGCCGATCCGGCAGCTTGCCTCCTATATTGGCCAGCAGCCATTAACGAGTAATGCTGAGTTCGCGCATCCAGGTGGGATGTTAGAGTTTTGCATGAAAAGTGCTTTTTTCTGTGTGCAGGCCACAGATGGAATTATTTTTTGTGCAGCTGAAACCATGGCCCAAAGACGTAAGCTAGAACCTGTATGGCGTTATGCCGCATTTTTGGCAGGATTGTACCAAGGAGCTTGCTGGCTACTTGATGGAAGGGTGGTACGCGCAGTGGGCCTGCATGATTGGAATATCTACAAGGGACCACTTGCAGAGTGGGAGATGGAGCATGGCACAGCTGTTGCCAGTTGGCCGCACAGTGTAATGACATCCTTTGTTCATACCCGAAAATTATCACCTATCGTTTTTTCACAACTCGTTTCAAAAAATTCCCTTAATTATCTTATTGAAGCGGATGTGCAGATTTTATTTGCATTGAATAATGCGCTCTATGGAAGTAGTGAGCAAACCGTCTTATCTAATCTTCTCAATAAAATCATCACTAAATTAATTGAGCATGACAAATCTCTTTCTCATAATTTTTCAACATCACGGCAGGATATTTATCTTGAACCCAAGATTATTGACAACATTCGATTCCTTATTGAAAGGAATCGATGGAGTGTTGACCTCGGGTTGGGTATCTTAAAGAAAGATAAAAGTTTATTTGTTAATGTTGAATGTATTGATGAATTGATTGAATGTGCATTGATTAATGGGTTTGTGGATATTCCACGTAGCAAAATAACGATTGTTGATACGTTGTTGAAGTGTGGTTTTTTTAGTACGTCAACAGGTGAACATTCTCCATATGAAATGGTGGAATTTAATGGTGTATTGATTAAATCTATCAAAGTGAGAGATCCTGCTAGTTTGTTACCTTTAGACTCATCCTTTAGTGCTCCAGATCCAATTTCTATGCCTAGTGTTTCTCATAAAGGTGGGGCTGCTTTAGCACCAGAAGCACAAATTGATTTATTTAATGCCAATACCCAAAATGAGGAGCTGGAAGAGGTAAATAATCCTGACGAGCCATTTGTTGAAATTCCATTTGCGGATCTGGTTAAAAAATTAGATCAAATTGGTCTTTTGGTTCTTGAAAGCATTGTTGATGACTTACGCCAGTCAAATGAAGATACAAAAAAGCATTTTATTCATACAGGCGATGACATTCAAATTACCCTTGATTTGTTGGGCCAGTATGGAATTGACGCTAAGCGTGTTGCTCAATCGTTAGAAGTCGGAGGCTTTTTTAAAACAGAGGCAGGTAAAGCCACGAAGAAGAAAGTGAAAATCGATGGCAAGTCACTGGATGCTTATACCCTGACGAAGCCAGTGATGCTTTCTATTTTAGGCACATTATCTACTGTTGAGCCTACCAATGGCCCTGAATAA
- the traD gene encoding conjugative transfer system coupling protein TraD (Members of this protein family are the putative conjugative coupling factor, TraD, as the term is used for the SXT and TOL plasmid systems.), whose protein sequence is MALNNYKTPWRPTYEATAALAWSTTGVGTLIAANAAGLPLGTASIYAAFALSFSGLRLKQSWDSWEKKYTLQIKELPTVKSEQLQEWCLKVPDAIWLGYGFEWHTEHSQRLYDLMRSKPEYLEVPSWYKKLRKSNGIIDSNPIGAPWIHGVETEEVSVRFSIVAQAGHTLVVGTTGSGKTRLYETVTTQAIHRDDVVICMDPKGDQDWAERLRKECLRKGKPFVYIHLAHPELSARMDPLKNWNSKSEIASRLTSVIETIGSGSSFSTKYGWQVMNDIVNGLLLLGERPTIKKIAKNALQPPIELVARVLEKLLKEHLGISVFEQALAGKKTKNIHRGEKLIELFSEHMSDYEDPDLESLIASAGHDQKHYSKIMIEVIPILKMLTSGEVGDLFSPDAADIHDTREIWDWNRVIKQKACVYVGLDMLSNDVIGTVIGTSLIEDLKAAAGVRYNYDSDPIKISVFVDEASETVNKGYVQILNKTRGAGFNNTFATQTVADFTAKMGTQAEATQLLGNANNLIVLRTVDTDTWDFVTRKFGICPIEIENETQNVSTSSEKNLAHFGGGMSKSRGFQDMDRIPSECLGALPNLQYFAVIAGGTIVKGRLPIITN, encoded by the coding sequence ATGGCCCTGAATAACTATAAAACCCCGTGGAGGCCTACTTACGAGGCAACTGCGGCACTTGCTTGGTCAACAACAGGGGTTGGTACGCTCATTGCTGCAAATGCAGCAGGACTACCTCTTGGTACAGCTTCTATTTATGCTGCTTTTGCACTTTCTTTTAGTGGCTTAAGGCTGAAGCAATCATGGGATAGCTGGGAAAAAAAATATACTTTGCAGATTAAAGAGTTGCCCACTGTTAAGTCAGAGCAGCTGCAAGAATGGTGCTTGAAGGTCCCTGATGCAATATGGTTGGGCTATGGGTTTGAATGGCATACAGAGCATTCCCAGCGCTTATATGACTTGATGCGTAGTAAGCCCGAGTACCTGGAAGTCCCTAGCTGGTATAAAAAACTTAGAAAGTCCAATGGCATTATCGATAGTAATCCTATTGGTGCACCATGGATTCATGGCGTTGAAACTGAAGAAGTATCCGTTCGGTTTTCAATTGTTGCCCAAGCTGGGCACACGCTAGTTGTTGGCACAACGGGATCGGGCAAGACTCGGCTTTATGAAACGGTAACAACTCAGGCCATCCATCGTGACGATGTAGTGATTTGCATGGATCCTAAGGGCGATCAAGATTGGGCTGAACGCTTAAGGAAAGAGTGCTTAAGAAAGGGGAAGCCGTTTGTATATATCCATTTGGCGCACCCTGAACTATCCGCCAGGATGGACCCGCTAAAAAACTGGAACAGTAAATCTGAGATTGCTAGTCGTTTGACATCTGTGATTGAAACGATAGGCAGTGGTTCGTCGTTCAGTACTAAATATGGCTGGCAGGTCATGAACGATATTGTGAATGGCCTACTGTTGTTAGGTGAGCGCCCCACAATTAAGAAAATTGCAAAAAATGCCCTGCAACCGCCTATTGAGCTGGTTGCTCGCGTGTTAGAAAAACTACTGAAAGAACATCTGGGTATTTCTGTCTTTGAGCAGGCCTTAGCGGGGAAGAAAACAAAAAACATCCATCGGGGTGAAAAGCTGATCGAGCTGTTTTCAGAGCACATGTCTGATTATGAAGATCCAGATTTAGAATCCTTGATCGCGTCAGCTGGGCATGATCAGAAGCACTACTCTAAGATCATGATTGAAGTTATTCCAATTTTGAAAATGCTGACCTCAGGGGAGGTCGGGGATCTCTTTTCACCTGATGCTGCTGATATTCATGACACGCGAGAAATTTGGGATTGGAACCGGGTAATTAAGCAAAAAGCATGTGTTTACGTGGGCTTGGACATGCTGAGTAATGATGTGATCGGAACCGTTATCGGCACATCGCTCATCGAGGACCTAAAGGCGGCTGCGGGTGTAAGGTATAACTATGATTCCGACCCAATTAAAATTAGTGTATTTGTTGATGAAGCCTCTGAAACTGTTAATAAAGGGTACGTCCAGATTTTAAATAAAACGCGTGGCGCAGGTTTTAATAACACGTTTGCGACACAAACCGTTGCTGATTTTACCGCTAAAATGGGCACGCAAGCGGAGGCCACTCAGTTATTGGGTAATGCCAACAATTTAATTGTACTAAGAACCGTTGACACAGATACATGGGACTTTGTTACCCGCAAATTTGGGATATGTCCCATCGAAATTGAAAACGAAACACAAAATGTTTCTACATCCTCAGAAAAAAATCTAGCTCATTTTGGTGGGGGGATGTCCAAATCAAGAGGTTTTCAAGATATGGATAGAATCCCATCTGAATGCTTAGGGGCTCTTCCGAATCTTCAATATTTTGCAGTTATTGCGGGTGGCACGATAGTTAAAGGTCGTTTGCCGATTATCACTAATTAA
- a CDS encoding DUF4400 domain-containing protein: MSFLIHFRIWLLIIIGVIFYGAFTQSPVGAIRGIQYEISELKSHVGSGSSEWISTKVDSTYKIVMTSEYVRVAMRDYIVSDAEVDHTRETVGEGISKSNNLMSKVVATSVILGYRFILRSLVFCLWAIPFSVFFVGVFFDSRANKLIRRFNFKLSNPILFNAGEHGIIALIGLLGVYLCIPSYISASMVPLWFGFASFSSFVMLSNLQINN, translated from the coding sequence ATGTCTTTCTTAATTCACTTTCGCATCTGGCTACTTATAATCATTGGTGTGATTTTTTATGGGGCTTTTACCCAAAGCCCTGTTGGCGCTATACGTGGAATTCAGTATGAAATTTCTGAATTAAAATCTCACGTCGGTAGCGGATCTAGTGAATGGATTTCTACAAAAGTCGATTCTACATATAAAATTGTGATGACTTCTGAATATGTTCGCGTGGCAATGCGAGATTATATCGTTTCTGATGCTGAAGTAGACCATACGAGAGAAACTGTGGGAGAGGGCATTTCAAAAAGTAATAACTTAATGTCGAAAGTGGTCGCTACATCCGTAATTTTAGGGTATCGGTTTATCTTGCGCTCGTTGGTTTTTTGCTTATGGGCAATACCATTTTCAGTGTTTTTTGTCGGAGTTTTTTTTGATTCAAGGGCGAATAAGTTAATTAGGAGATTTAATTTTAAATTGTCAAATCCTATATTATTTAATGCAGGAGAACATGGCATAATTGCATTGATTGGCTTGTTGGGGGTTTACTTGTGTATTCCCTCGTATATTTCAGCATCAATGGTCCCTTTGTGGTTTGGATTTGCATCATTTTCATCGTTTGTGATGTTGTCTAATTTGCAAATTAACAATTAA
- a CDS encoding ribonuclease H family protein, which yields MINQERSIFITTTTKPSRSTEVAPDFDDVTIMPKLKSNRPFGRPLHRNLLGKLRSVKNNAVVVAAKENSNYPLVESFHLAWCDGGAPDRLQIGGYICSSNKNILVMYSDLAEGSNSVDAEINSVLRVMALAADMGIRKLIIHTDALAVVKFMSGGVPYYKKDGAEKTLSLSLNETVEKRNYLLESFDYLYVVKVERSLNELADALCKRMQSVPLRLISMRIAEYGTYWKAVNQGTVISRSPAALNNLDILIPLCNGTELNRLRMILDGWSNTNFSKRIVNATLMGFNPISNALAESSKAERRVVNLAQRLVPPTPVYKAISTAA from the coding sequence ATGATTAATCAAGAAAGAAGTATTTTTATTACAACAACGACTAAGCCGTCACGCTCAACTGAAGTTGCGCCTGATTTTGATGATGTAACGATAATGCCGAAATTAAAATCAAACCGCCCATTTGGTCGCCCTTTACATAGGAACCTACTTGGTAAGCTCCGCTCGGTAAAAAATAATGCGGTGGTTGTTGCTGCAAAAGAAAACTCAAACTATCCATTAGTAGAGTCCTTTCATTTGGCATGGTGTGATGGTGGTGCTCCTGATCGGTTACAAATTGGTGGGTATATTTGCTCTTCTAATAAAAATATATTAGTAATGTATTCAGATCTGGCTGAAGGTAGTAATAGTGTTGATGCTGAAATAAATTCAGTATTGCGTGTTATGGCTCTAGCAGCTGATATGGGGATAAGAAAGTTAATCATTCACACTGATGCATTGGCCGTTGTGAAGTTTATGTCAGGCGGAGTCCCTTATTATAAAAAGGACGGGGCAGAAAAGACGCTTAGTTTGAGTTTGAATGAAACTGTAGAGAAAAGAAATTACCTATTAGAAAGCTTTGACTATTTATATGTAGTGAAGGTTGAAAGAAGTTTAAATGAATTAGCTGATGCATTATGCAAGCGAATGCAATCAGTCCCCCTTCGGCTGATCTCTATGCGCATTGCTGAGTATGGTACTTATTGGAAAGCTGTTAATCAAGGGACAGTGATTTCTAGGTCACCTGCCGCTTTAAATAATCTGGATATATTGATTCCTTTGTGTAATGGCACAGAATTAAATCGACTACGAATGATTTTAGATGGTTGGAGCAATACAAATTTTTCGAAACGAATTGTTAATGCGACTTTGATGGGATTTAACCCTATTTCGAATGCATTAGCTGAATCATCAAAAGCTGAAAGAAGGGTTGTGAACCTTGCTCAGCGATTAGTGCCACCTACACCTGTTTATAAAGCGATATCGACTGCTGCATAA
- the vapB gene encoding type II toxin-antitoxin system VapB family antitoxin yields MRTVSVFKNGTNQAVRFPKDMEYDGVSELEIVRLGDITTLRPVRPSWESFADLPKADDDFLQDRTPIIADEGRFVL; encoded by the coding sequence ATGCGAACAGTTTCAGTATTCAAAAATGGCACGAATCAAGCGGTTCGTTTTCCTAAAGACATGGAGTATGACGGGGTTTCCGAATTGGAAATTGTCAGGCTAGGGGATATTACTACGCTCCGGCCAGTGCGCCCTAGCTGGGAATCATTTGCTGATTTACCCAAAGCAGATGATGATTTCTTGCAAGACCGCACACCGATCATTGCTGACGAAGGCAGGTTTGTTCTGTGA
- a CDS encoding type II toxin-antitoxin system VapC family toxin, whose protein sequence is MITYMLDTCICSFIMRERPESVLRRLANEVAQQNRIVISAITYAEMRYGQIGKKASPKHTVLVDEFIRRIDGILPWDMAAVDATVEIKRQLIAAGTPIGENDTAIAGHTIASRCVLVTNNVREFSRVPALNLEDWCH, encoded by the coding sequence GTGATTACGTACATGCTTGATACCTGCATTTGTTCATTCATTATGCGTGAGCGCCCTGAATCCGTTTTACGCCGACTGGCAAACGAAGTAGCCCAGCAAAATCGGATCGTCATTTCTGCGATCACCTATGCAGAAATGCGCTACGGCCAGATTGGCAAAAAGGCGTCACCCAAGCATACCGTGCTGGTCGATGAATTCATTCGCCGAATTGACGGTATCTTGCCTTGGGATATGGCAGCTGTGGATGCCACGGTGGAAATAAAACGACAGCTCATAGCTGCAGGTACACCGATTGGCGAAAACGACACAGCCATTGCAGGCCACACTATCGCTAGTCGGTGTGTATTGGTTACTAATAATGTCCGAGAATTTAGCCGCGTTCCAGCGCTAAATTTGGAAGACTGGTGCCACTAA
- a CDS encoding competence protein CoiA, protein MTQSAWTRDGLPVNAATYLSVDWEILKQAAQLGDFVMPCCKAPAVLKTSINGLPFFAHLSDECATAPETIWHRSGKTAVLAALNELGIEGSDEVQGQSSNGDKWKADVLFSVGGRTIAIELQRSYQHLRDFTLRQDRYKDSSVECYWLVRQETFITLGKATSRQLITREFDNVMPPQGIGTGMPPNLPVAMLNTEGEQLVHFGLLKSATVQAWLAGILNNNYQYRDGSWNLG, encoded by the coding sequence ATGACACAGAGTGCTTGGACCAGAGACGGACTACCTGTAAATGCAGCTACATATTTAAGTGTCGACTGGGAGATATTGAAGCAAGCTGCACAGCTCGGTGATTTTGTAATGCCTTGTTGCAAGGCTCCGGCAGTCCTTAAGACAAGCATCAATGGACTACCTTTTTTTGCCCATTTATCGGATGAGTGCGCTACCGCACCCGAGACGATATGGCATCGGTCTGGCAAAACAGCCGTGCTGGCCGCCTTAAACGAACTTGGTATTGAGGGTAGTGATGAAGTACAGGGTCAATCATCGAACGGTGACAAGTGGAAGGCCGATGTTCTCTTCTCGGTCGGCGGCCGCACTATTGCGATCGAACTGCAACGCTCCTATCAGCACCTTCGTGACTTTACTCTCCGTCAGGACCGCTATAAGGATTCATCAGTTGAGTGCTATTGGTTAGTTCGCCAGGAGACGTTCATCACCTTGGGAAAGGCCACCTCGCGGCAGCTTATAACTCGTGAATTCGACAACGTGATGCCACCTCAGGGTATTGGCACCGGCATGCCACCAAATCTGCCAGTAGCAATGCTGAATACCGAAGGCGAGCAGCTAGTCCACTTCGGACTACTAAAATCAGCAACAGTGCAGGCATGGCTGGCGGGTATTCTAAACAACAACTACCAATACCGGGACGGTTCCTGGAATCTCGGTTGA
- a CDS encoding helix-turn-helix domain-containing protein: MSNITSLKDVGKILRAKRNEMGLSQQALAIQANVGNRIIGEIEAGKPTCQFDKVAHVMQQVGLQLRVVTTNQG; encoded by the coding sequence ATGAGCAATATTACGTCCCTCAAAGATGTGGGTAAAATTCTACGAGCCAAAAGGAATGAGATGGGCCTGAGCCAACAAGCGTTGGCTATTCAGGCTAATGTAGGCAATCGAATTATTGGCGAAATTGAGGCTGGAAAGCCTACTTGCCAATTTGATAAAGTCGCACATGTCATGCAACAGGTTGGGCTTCAATTGCGCGTTGTAACGACCAATCAAGGGTAA
- a CDS encoding Cap15 family CBASS effector, protein MVAPQEHEYSVMGGANRANVGRLLSFAASAISGALVFALLSAVDLAKKFGWNVNVPPTMLSLVGAGAVFGLLYWVLNKWAWKWPGIGLALKVPDISGTWDCVGKTFESDGSMRYDWQAEVTIVQSWDKLRIRLVTKTSGSSSISAAVAHDSIDGFVLLYHYRNDPKAGATGLASHMGCSVMTIAKDLKSAKGEYFNGYSRMTFGTMNWTRKN, encoded by the coding sequence ATGGTCGCCCCACAAGAACACGAATATTCAGTAATGGGAGGAGCAAATCGGGCTAATGTCGGTCGGCTCCTGAGCTTTGCAGCAAGCGCCATCTCTGGCGCATTAGTATTCGCGTTACTGTCCGCCGTTGATCTTGCAAAGAAGTTTGGCTGGAATGTTAATGTGCCGCCGACCATGCTATCTCTGGTGGGAGCCGGGGCAGTTTTCGGCTTACTCTACTGGGTGCTGAATAAGTGGGCATGGAAGTGGCCTGGCATAGGTCTGGCGCTGAAGGTCCCCGACATCTCCGGTACTTGGGACTGTGTTGGAAAGACGTTCGAAAGCGACGGTTCTATGAGGTACGACTGGCAAGCCGAAGTCACAATCGTCCAGTCGTGGGACAAGTTACGCATTCGCCTTGTCACCAAGACGTCAGGCTCCAGCAGCATCTCAGCTGCTGTCGCCCACGACAGCATCGACGGATTCGTGCTTCTCTATCACTATCGGAATGACCCCAAGGCCGGAGCCACAGGCTTGGCATCGCACATGGGCTGCTCCGTTATGACTATCGCCAAGGATCTTAAGTCGGCGAAAGGTGAATACTTCAATGGCTATAGCCGGATGACTTTCGGTACGATGAACTGGACAAGGAAAAATTAA
- the stbB gene encoding StbB family protein — protein sequence MKKDIKLCILNYSGNVGKSTLAQHMFMPRMPNAQYFSVESINSSDQIDSIEVEQLRGRQFNVLHEELLGLDSAVVDVGSSNVELFLQLMAQNVDSHSEFDLFILPTVSEDKQQKDTIETIRLLNKLGVPAKKIRVLFNRVEIDSDTDAEFETILSYKFVTKSFQTPSRGVVYENPAFQRVGSTGKTLNEIVNDTTDYRAKLRASTDENEKDFCKKMITIRGMAISANANMNEAFEAITS from the coding sequence ATGAAAAAAGATATCAAGTTATGCATTTTGAATTACAGTGGCAATGTAGGTAAATCAACACTGGCACAGCACATGTTTATGCCTCGTATGCCTAATGCTCAATATTTCTCAGTTGAAAGCATTAATTCATCAGATCAAATTGACAGTATTGAAGTTGAGCAGTTACGGGGCAGGCAATTTAATGTTTTGCATGAAGAGCTATTAGGACTTGATTCTGCTGTTGTTGATGTGGGCTCTTCTAATGTTGAGCTTTTCTTGCAGTTAATGGCTCAGAACGTTGACTCGCATAGTGAGTTTGACCTTTTTATTCTGCCGACAGTTTCAGAAGATAAACAGCAAAAAGACACCATCGAAACAATCAGGTTACTGAATAAGCTGGGCGTTCCTGCTAAAAAAATTCGCGTATTATTTAATCGTGTGGAAATAGATAGCGATACAGACGCTGAGTTTGAAACAATATTAAGTTATAAATTCGTTACTAAATCATTTCAGACTCCATCCCGTGGTGTTGTCTATGAAAACCCCGCTTTCCAGCGTGTTGGATCAACTGGAAAAACATTAAATGAAATCGTAAATGATACGACAGATTATCGCGCAAAGTTACGAGCCAGTACCGATGAAAATGAAAAAGATTTTTGTAAAAAGATGATTACAATTCGTGGGATGGCTATTAGCGCAAATGCAAATATGAATGAAGCATTTGAAGCAATTACTTCATAA
- a CDS encoding DUF7146 domain-containing protein has product MGNDSSIEMYKERIKNTISLANGHWLFILDRLGIDKKYLSGSNTACPVCKGTDRFQFHDRNENGDWFCRKAGGHSQSGNGFNLLMESYGWSFHEALVEVEKTIQCNSYRTELKRSISYSTQLKEKQDAAEKIQKILKSSFPFEKNDPVGRYLKARGYEGVADKCDFLFHPSLAYWEKQGSQFVKLGTYPAMIAKVVNTQGEIISLHRLWLTPEGKKAPVPCQKKSMPPIGGSMKGCSIQLFKPDSGPLVLATGIETSLGAAALTQRPAWATMSDAMLGSVILPSHTTEVWVFGDSDFPCTNSNNPGKDAAIKAAQTYRDQGKKVRLFLPQTPGLDFDDVWQTGQYSQQNKIAA; this is encoded by the coding sequence ATGGGTAACGATAGTTCAATAGAAATGTATAAAGAACGGATAAAAAATACCATATCCCTAGCCAACGGACATTGGTTATTTATCCTTGATCGCTTGGGCATTGATAAAAAATATTTGTCTGGTTCTAATACAGCTTGCCCTGTGTGCAAAGGAACAGATCGTTTTCAATTTCATGATAGAAATGAGAATGGGGATTGGTTTTGTCGTAAAGCAGGCGGCCACAGTCAAAGTGGTAACGGCTTTAATTTACTCATGGAATCATATGGCTGGAGCTTTCATGAAGCACTGGTTGAAGTCGAAAAAACAATTCAATGCAATAGTTACCGCACTGAATTGAAAAGATCCATTTCTTATTCAACTCAATTAAAAGAGAAACAAGATGCAGCTGAAAAGATCCAGAAGATCCTAAAGTCCTCTTTTCCGTTTGAGAAAAATGATCCAGTAGGCCGGTACTTAAAAGCGCGAGGCTATGAAGGGGTTGCAGATAAGTGCGACTTTCTTTTCCATCCTTCTTTGGCTTATTGGGAAAAGCAAGGCTCCCAGTTTGTTAAGTTGGGCACCTATCCAGCAATGATCGCCAAAGTAGTCAACACCCAAGGCGAAATCATAAGTCTCCATAGATTATGGCTCACACCCGAAGGAAAAAAAGCCCCAGTCCCATGCCAAAAAAAATCAATGCCTCCGATCGGTGGTTCAATGAAAGGCTGCTCAATACAGCTTTTTAAACCCGATAGTGGTCCCTTAGTTCTTGCGACGGGCATTGAAACATCGCTAGGTGCAGCAGCATTAACACAGCGGCCAGCATGGGCAACCATGTCTGACGCAATGCTGGGATCCGTCATCCTCCCAAGTCATACCACCGAAGTATGGGTATTTGGTGATAGCGACTTCCCCTGCACAAATAGTAATAACCCAGGAAAAGATGCGGCCATAAAAGCTGCTCAAACTTATCGTGACCAAGGTAAAAAAGTTCGTTTATTTTTACCGCAAACACCAGGTTTAGATTTCGATGACGTTTGGCAAACAGGGCAATATAGCCAGCAAAACAAAATTGCTGCGTAA
- a CDS encoding DUF5623 domain-containing protein: MNIASIRPSTLDGIKQLAKKISCEQKISHTIALDVASRQAGYENFVHARRQVKRPLFPVYLTVHWHMPRRDPGELRAGREMWRIDLNRPLPEIVAKHRVAYCRGLHGFRMEYNDHLEHRLDVIGQDAARDLLLTAARGLRFIEATGLQPVTTQKQRDRLSLITNIPGRDHQSQWFDPLTGFGLVLDEPYAPALRNVAGERQGWLEYNNLLEKAPDWQGIYFPGECLPRLIGDNAELLQRISTILASVAPVPVPESWPHETAPYNDYFISPNRQADARPRRPRPGPSWREYKGAVPYGGTAGIPSEWRPKKAMPFELHQQLSPLMQALSGGFMYRVGTKLTRAHSKLDEWVIREHKHEHPDAVYSVYYGPQRSPVCQTDAERLEVLLKARIIIERGYDDCKPRRMLLDALDAGISEVAKLLNQNQ, from the coding sequence ATGAATATCGCCAGCATTCGACCGTCTACTCTTGACGGCATAAAGCAGCTCGCCAAAAAAATCAGCTGCGAGCAGAAAATCTCCCATACCATTGCTCTCGATGTGGCCAGCCGACAGGCTGGCTATGAGAACTTTGTGCATGCTCGAAGACAGGTCAAACGACCACTTTTTCCTGTATATCTGACTGTACACTGGCACATGCCACGTCGCGACCCAGGTGAACTGCGTGCAGGCCGTGAGATGTGGCGCATCGACCTCAACCGGCCCCTTCCGGAAATTGTTGCCAAACATCGTGTCGCCTATTGTCGGGGTCTGCATGGTTTCCGCATGGAATATAACGATCACCTGGAACACCGCTTAGATGTCATAGGGCAGGATGCGGCCAGAGATTTGCTGTTAACCGCTGCACGCGGCCTGCGCTTCATTGAGGCCACTGGCTTGCAGCCGGTTACTACTCAGAAGCAACGTGATCGACTCAGCCTAATTACCAACATACCTGGGCGCGATCATCAATCGCAATGGTTCGATCCGCTTACCGGCTTCGGCCTGGTGCTCGATGAACCGTATGCCCCAGCCCTGCGTAACGTCGCTGGGGAGCGACAAGGCTGGCTTGAGTACAATAACTTGCTCGAAAAAGCACCTGACTGGCAGGGCATCTACTTTCCGGGCGAGTGTTTGCCACGTCTGATTGGTGATAACGCCGAACTGTTGCAGCGTATCTCAACGATCTTGGCGAGCGTTGCTCCCGTTCCCGTTCCGGAATCATGGCCACATGAGACTGCTCCATACAACGACTATTTTATTAGTCCGAATCGCCAGGCTGATGCGAGGCCACGTCGCCCTCGCCCCGGGCCATCTTGGCGAGAGTACAAAGGTGCCGTGCCATATGGCGGTACTGCTGGCATTCCTTCTGAATGGCGCCCTAAGAAAGCAATGCCGTTTGAGCTACATCAGCAGCTCAGCCCCCTAATGCAAGCGCTCAGTGGCGGTTTCATGTATCGGGTCGGTACGAAGTTGACACGCGCCCATTCCAAGTTGGATGAATGGGTGATTCGGGAGCATAAGCATGAGCATCCTGATGCGGTCTACAGCGTGTACTATGGCCCGCAGAGATCACCCGTCTGCCAAACGGATGCTGAGCGTCTGGAGGTCCTGTTAAAAGCCCGCATCATCATTGAGCGTGGCTACGACGATTGCAAACCACGGCGCATGTTGCTTGACGCTCTGGATGCTGGCATCTCCGAAGTAGCAAAGCTACTGAACCAGAATCAGTAA